In Acidiferrobacterales bacterium, a genomic segment contains:
- the gcvH gene encoding glycine cleavage system protein GcvH — MSEIRYTQDHEWVRVVSENIVEIGITDFAQDQLGDIVFIELPQVDVSVDASDEIAVIESVKAAAELRSPVSGTVVESNEELEERPELVNENPTEDGWFCKLEMSSPEELNDLLGEDEYNEYVASLE; from the coding sequence ATGAGTGAGATTCGATATACACAGGATCATGAATGGGTTCGGGTTGTTTCCGAGAATATTGTTGAAATTGGAATAACCGATTTCGCTCAGGACCAACTCGGTGATATCGTTTTTATTGAGCTTCCGCAAGTCGACGTCAGCGTTGATGCGTCGGATGAGATCGCGGTGATCGAATCTGTCAAGGCGGCAGCAGAGTTGAGATCACCCGTATCCGGTACGGTTGTGGAGAGCAATGAGGAATTGGAGGAACGACCCGAACTGGTCAATGAGAATCCGACCGAGGATGGCTGGTTTTGCAAGTTGGAGATGTCCAGTCCCGAAGAGCTGAACGATCTTCTCGGTGAAGACGAATATAACGAATACGTTGCCAGTCTTGAATGA